The Prochlorococcus marinus str. MIT 1214 sequence GTCCTGTAATGGATAAAATTGAATTTAATGAGAATTCTTTCTAGTGAAGTATTTACCGATTCATTTTCTGCTAATAATTACTACATTAACTCTATTTGGCTGTCAAAAATCAAACAAATCTTCTACTCAGATAGATAATAAAAGCTACATTAATGATTTTGAACTACTTCAAGAAAATCCTAATAATGAAACCAGCGTAAGAATCACTAGTCCTAAAGCCATAATTGACCCAACAAATAATGATATAGATATATTTGAAAGCTCAATAGAATTACTTAATAAAAAGGGTCAAGACTTTAAAGTTAAATCCGGCAATTCAACTCTCAACAATTTAACTAATTCTATTAGCGTTTTTAATAATGTACGAATATCATTTCTTGACAAACAGGATTACTACATCACTACTAATTCCTTTGATTGGGATTTAAATACCTCTATTATTGATATTAATAATCCAGTTAATATTAATTTTAATAATACTAGAATAAAAGCAACTAATGGATTCTATGATATTGATTCGAGCCTACTTAAAATAGACAATAGTGAATTCAATAGATATATATATAATGTAAAAGGTGAAGAGGAATATTATGTAAAAATCAAATCTGACTTTGCAAAATGGTTTAAAAAAGATAATACTTTAGTATTTACATCTAATGAGAAACAGGTAGAAACAACTATTAATTTCCTACTTACTGAGTAGTACGTATAACTTATCAGACCATCCTGATATCCATTTTTCATCTGAATTAGTAAATGATCTCTTTGACCAACCTCCAACTATTGTGAGGCCTCTATTTTTAAGAGGATAAACAATCACTGCTGGTAAATTATTTAAAACGCCATCAAACTCATCTCTACCAGGAAATAATTCAGTATTAACTAACGAGATTAATCGGTTTTGATCAATTGATCTTTTACATATTTCTCCAGGTTCAAATATTTTTTCAGAAATCAAGCCTCTTCTAAGTATTACTTTATTGTCCCAATATATTAATACTGTACTAGCTGCTGTTGCAGTAAGTATTTGCTTGCTTCCCCAGGCTAATTCATTCCTTTGATCGTCAGTTAATTTCTTACAAAGTTCGAAACCCTCCTTTCCATCCAAGTTAGCCTTAGAAGGTTGTTTAGGGTTAATTTCAGTCCAGAGATAACCAATAGTTATTAAAGCTATTGAAGCCATTCCAGATATTGTCTCAGCTCTTACTAATGTTGGATTCACTTGATTAGCAGTAATAATATTTATAATTGATAAAATTAATAAAAAAGATCCAAATATTATGACTAAGCTAGAAATTTTATACATTTAACTATTCAATCAAGTTTAAATAAATATATTGATTCTTTATTATACATATCAATATCTAACTTTAATCTTTATGCTATATCAATATAGTTTATAAAAAAACACTATTAATAGATTTTTTTAATAGCTTAGAATATGATCACACCAATAGCCCATAACTATAAAGGACTCATATCAATTACTGGACCGACAAAAAGTGGAAAAAGCAAATTAGCTGAGTTTTTAATATCGGAGCAAGAACTTGTCACTTACATAGCGACATCAAAACCAAGACCAAATGATTCTGATTGGCAAGTTAGGATAGATATTCACAGGAAGAGAAGACCTGATAGCTGGACGCTCATTGAGCATCCAAAAGACATCTGCCAAGCAATTGAATCGATTGAAGGAAATGAGTCAATATTAATTGATTCATTAGGTGGCTTAGTTGAGCAGCACCTAATAAAAGATGACGATCAATGGAATAATTTCCAAATGAAATTTCTTAATTGCCTTTCAGAAGATAATTTATGCATTGTTGTTGTTTCTGAGGAAGTTGGCTGGGGAATTGTTCCTGCCACACCAATAGGTCATTTATTTCGTGAACGTCATAGCACCCTAACCTCATTGATAAGTCGCCAATCAAAAAAAAGGTGGCTTGCTATCAATGGGACTGCAATTGACTTAGATAAATTTGGTGATCTCATACCATGAATGATTTTATTACTTCTAGACCTCGTGTCGCATTATTTGAACCAAGAATTCCACAGAATACAGGAACAATTGGTAGATCTTGCTTAGCATTTGGTATGTCCTTAGATATTATTAAGCCTACTGGCTTTAGCTTTGAAGATAAATATTTAAAAAGAGCAGGTTTAGACTACTGGGCAAAAGTAGACCTACATTTATATGACTCATTTGAACAATATAAAAATACGTTTAACAATTCAAGAATTATCGCTCTTACCAAAAAAAGTAGTAATTCAATCTCAAATCTTGTTTATAAAGATACAGACATACTTTTATTCGGACGAGAGGATACAGGTTTACCCAATGACATAATGAATAATTGTGAAATAGTTGCGGGAATACCTATGCCAGGGGGTGAGACTCAATTGAAGACAGGGGGAGTAAGAAGTTTAAATCTATCCGTTGCATGTGGGATAGTTTGTTATTCAGCATGCTTACAATTGAATTTATTAAGCAAATAATTCATTCTATTTATCCAAGGAAATTACAGTATAAAACTCCATCATTTATTACATTATTATCATCTACCTCTAACCACTCTTTGTATTCATCATATAGAGCTTCCCGGTTCTTGCCTTTCAACTTATTGAGTCGTTTAAGTGATCCGTTAAGCATTACCTCAACAGCCTGTAAAGCTCCAGATTGCCTTGAAGACATAGAGGATATATATTTTCTATAAAAGTAAACCATAAACGTATATATTTCAGTTTCATTTATTACAGAATTCAAAACTTTAGTATCAGAAAAGAAAATAATTTCTACAAAGCTATCTTATTATTTTTCTTAGGATTAAGATAGCAATTTATTTAAATCATTTTTTGAATTACGGGATTTACTAATTAACAGAAGCCAATACACGAAATAAGATAAAAAAAACAAAAAAATTAAATGTCAAAAACAAGCTTAAGAGGGAGTTGCGAAGTCACAATTAACACTGCAATTAATAGGCTATCGAAAATTGAGGGTAAAAACAAAAAAGCCCTCGAAAGTGAGTTTAGAGAATGGATAGATGCAATTGAAGGGGATAATAAAAACTATGATGTTCTTTATATTAATAAGATCGATTAATAAATTGATTCCTCAGGCACGTGGGTGTAGATCAGGGTATCTGGTATTTTGATCTTTTATTCTGCTTGGATTTTCACGGTCAGAACTTCTAGCTGCATTAAAAATGATTAGAAATGGGGTAAAAATTGCAAAAAAGTAAAAGTGTAAAAGGATTAAATCCCAAGGAATACCAGCATTTCCATAATCTGGAAAAAACAAAGCGGTTGCTAATAGAGACATGTTAAACTAATGTATTCAATTAATTTAACTAAGATGGCTTTACACCGTGAATTACTTATTGGATCAAGAATTTATTAATAGCATGAATTCATATATACGTTTATCTGTAGCTCTGATCTTTTAATTGTTCATTTATTAAATGATTATATTTTTTTAAAGAAGTGTTAAAAACGTAGAGTTGATAAATATATTCTTTTTAAATATGATTAACTATCTATTAAATTACATAGTTAAAGAAAACAAGGACTTTGCACAAAAACAGATTCAAACTATAATAAATAAATAAAATAATAGATTTAGAAACGAATGAATACTATATCTAATATACTTAAGTGGCTAAGAAATCAGATGCCGTATTTACTATTAATAGCGATTTATTTCTTTTTTGTTAATATTGAAGCTAAGAAAGAAAAAAATAAGAATCTAAAATCATATGAAAAAAAAATATTGCATAATAATACATCTGACTCTGACGATAAGAACATAAGAATTGAAATCCCAGTGGTTCCATTTAATGAATAAATTCCTACCTAATAATCAATTTAGAAGTTCTTAGTTTAAATAAGTCTGCTTGTCTTTGTGCTGCTCTGTCATGTTGTTTTTTAATTTCAATACAATGCTGGCAGTTGCAAGTCATTTTTAATGAAGAGAAGTTAGGAACTTAGTTTGTTTCAGTAGAATAACTATTGTTTCTCTAATTAGTTTGTTAAAGAATAAACTTATCATTAATATTCTAACTAATTTATTAGCAATTGCAAGTTGTTCATATATCCAAGAATATTCCTAGAGAGGTGGATTGTTTGGGGTTATAAAAATCTATAAAGTGACTTTGACAGCATAGGGTTGATGTTCATCTATATTAAATAAATAAGTGTTTTTAATTATTGTGGTTTATTACAGAATCGTGTATTGAATTTTTTAGGTTAAGTACAATCATATTTTATTTATAGTGTGCAATTTGAATAATTCAATTGTGTGTGTTTTTTGAATTAGTATTATCAATGGTGATATTGTTCTAGAATATTAAAGAATACCTATAGCTGAGATATGAGTAGAAAATTATTTAAATTAGACGGCAACAAAACCTACTCCCTAATAGGCTTTGATAAAAGAGCCGCACTCGCTATTCAA is a genomic window containing:
- the lptC gene encoding LPS export ABC transporter periplasmic protein LptC; translated protein: MKYLPIHFLLIITTLTLFGCQKSNKSSTQIDNKSYINDFELLQENPNNETSVRITSPKAIIDPTNNDIDIFESSIELLNKKGQDFKVKSGNSTLNNLTNSISVFNNVRISFLDKQDYYITTNSFDWDLNTSIIDINNPVNINFNNTRIKATNGFYDIDSSLLKIDNSEFNRYIYNVKGEEEYYVKIKSDFAKWFKKDNTLVFTSNEKQVETTINFLLTE
- a CDS encoding cofactor assembly of complex C subunit B translates to MYKISSLVIIFGSFLLILSIINIITANQVNPTLVRAETISGMASIALITIGYLWTEINPKQPSKANLDGKEGFELCKKLTDDQRNELAWGSKQILTATAASTVLIYWDNKVILRRGLISEKIFEPGEICKRSIDQNRLISLVNTELFPGRDEFDGVLNNLPAVIVYPLKNRGLTIVGGWSKRSFTNSDEKWISGWSDKLYVLLSK
- a CDS encoding bifunctional adenosylcobinamide kinase/adenosylcobinamide-phosphate guanylyltransferase; translated protein: MITPIAHNYKGLISITGPTKSGKSKLAEFLISEQELVTYIATSKPRPNDSDWQVRIDIHRKRRPDSWTLIEHPKDICQAIESIEGNESILIDSLGGLVEQHLIKDDDQWNNFQMKFLNCLSEDNLCIVVVSEEVGWGIVPATPIGHLFRERHSTLTSLISRQSKKRWLAINGTAIDLDKFGDLIP
- a CDS encoding tRNA (cytidine(34)-2'-O)-methyltransferase, giving the protein MNDFITSRPRVALFEPRIPQNTGTIGRSCLAFGMSLDIIKPTGFSFEDKYLKRAGLDYWAKVDLHLYDSFEQYKNTFNNSRIIALTKKSSNSISNLVYKDTDILLFGREDTGLPNDIMNNCEIVAGIPMPGGETQLKTGGVRSLNLSVACGIVCYSACLQLNLLSK